TGGAAAGGCGTCGGTCTTTGTCTACCTGATAGCCAGTATCCTGGGATTCTCAAGTTTCGTGTCGTTTGAAGTCCGATTCAGCGTCTATGAGCTTCTAAAGAGAATAGTCGAGAGCGCTGACAAAACGAGCTGTGAGAAATGGATAAACCTCGTGATTGAAAAAAAAGAGGAAGACCTTTCGGTCTTTATAACGGACAGGGGGGTGGAATTCGACCCCACCGATATGGATGGATCATGCCTGAGTCGGTTGTTCGGAGCGGGAATTTTCAGAGGGCTCGGGCTGTCCACGACGAAAAAGATCACAGATACGCTCACGTGGGAACGTAAAAGCGGGATAAACCGAACGCTGCTGTACAAGGCAGAGTGCGGAAAGGACAATACAGTGGAAGATGGAGGGAAGAAAATGGAAAGGTTCAGAATCAGCGTAGGCGATCCTTCCGGAGAAGGAACCCGGAAGTTGTTTCTCGACGGCAGCCTGGACAGCGTAGCGTCCCTGATGCTGGAGAGCACGATGTTCGAACATCTCGAGAAGGGAGAAATCTCGATCGAGCTGGATTTCGAAAAGGTCCCATTTGTGTCGAGTTCCGGAGTCGGCGTACTTCTGGGTATTGTTTCGACTTTCCGCGAAAGTGGAGGAAAGGTCTCTTTTGCCAGAGTGTCGGCGAAGATACTCTCCGTTTTCAGGTTGCTGAACCTCGACACCTATTTTGTGTTTTCCGGTACGGCTGAGACGGAAAAAGCCTGCTGAGAGAAAAAAGGAAGAACTCCCAATGGGACAGGAGAGAGAACAGATCAAAGTTGCAGACGAGACTTCCAGTAGTACCGGGCCTGACCAGCGTGAGGAAAGGGTGCGGAAACTGGAAAAAAGCCTCGAACGGAAGGCCTATATCTTCGAGGCCCTGTTCAGGTTGTATGAGCGGCTCGGCGCGACTTTTGATATCGACCTGATATCACGGCTCTTGCTTATGACCCTTTCGGGGCAACTGGGACTCGAAGCGGTATCGATCTACCTGGCTGCTCCTGACAGGACCATATTCGGACTGACTCACTCCCTCGGTACTGGAAGTGTCAAACTGCCGGACTCGATCAATGCAATGTCGGGGTTTGTCCGCTGGTTGAGATCTGAAAATGGATTGGTGTTTATCGACAGGTATTATTCTTCTGGTGAGAAGCCGGGTGTGGACGAGATCGAAGTCCTGACAGATCTGGAGAAGGCAGGATTTTCCTTCGCGAGCTTCATCGAAAACGATGGCGAAGACCTGGGCGTCCTCTTTTTCAGTTCCAGGACAGGAAGCAGAGGCTTCGATGAGTTCGATAAGGAGTGTCTCCGGATGTTCATGCGGGTCGGAGCGATCACTATAAAGAATGCCCTGAGATTTCATCAGTCGGAAAGATACCGGGAGAGCGGCGAACAGTTCGCAAAGGTCAAGAGTGAGTATATGGGGGAAAACTCCGTGCATCTGAAGACCTCTCTTTCCGTCCTGAAGAGTTCACTCTGGTCGATTGAAAGTGACGGTCCGGGCAATGCGATCATGGTGGATATGGCCAGGGATGCAGTAGTCAGGATGGAATCCAGCCTGAACAGTTTTCTCGCCCTTGTAGACGCAGGTATAGAAGATACACCACTGGATCTTGAGAGGACCGATCTTTCATCTGTCATTGAGGATTGTTTGAGAGAGTATATCCCTGAACTTGAAGAAAAGAGTGTCACGGTAAGGATGAAAGACGGACTCGCTGGCCGAGGGGTCTTTCTGGATCCTTCAAGGATCATGGTAGTGTTAAGGAATATGGTAGACAATGCTCTCCAGGCGGTCGGTCGGGGTGGACAGATAGCCGTCAATACAAGGATCGTCGAATCGGGGCCTTTGCTCGAAGATGGAATCCAGCTTCAGGACTGGAATCTCTGTGAGGGTGACACCCCCCGAAGGGAGTCAGCCGAGAGGAGCCAGGATGAATTCGTGCAACTCGAATCGATCTCGGAAGAGATTT
The DNA window shown above is from Candidatus Latescibacterota bacterium and carries:
- a CDS encoding STAS domain-containing protein, which encodes MDKKLTELQIMFLYSFDTEERRLIVGLAGEDGRSLAGRLASLAMVASDCGINIIECLDTDRKSGSKDSAADEFIRINDLYIDSGEMSKDDLLDESGYYLISRDAGILCLGDSKSPSSYSLFVSPDAGNAGKASVFVYLIASILGFSSFVSFEVRFSVYELLKRIVESADKTSCEKWINLVIEKKEEDLSVFITDRGVEFDPTDMDGSCLSRLFGAGIFRGLGLSTTKKITDTLTWERKSGINRTLLYKAECGKDNTVEDGGKKMERFRISVGDPSGEGTRKLFLDGSLDSVASLMLESTMFEHLEKGEISIELDFEKVPFVSSSGVGVLLGIVSTFRESGGKVSFARVSAKILSVFRLLNLDTYFVFSGTAETEKAC